A window from Theobroma cacao cultivar B97-61/B2 chromosome 3, Criollo_cocoa_genome_V2, whole genome shotgun sequence encodes these proteins:
- the LOC18605509 gene encoding E3 ubiquitin ligase BIG BROTHER-related — translation MWRGRSGNSDSYWDNIEKNLYDMFFYEADNIQQIYHDEGLAVPIYQRHDNNYSDGDNYGSSSSWGEYSGHTSDEALARHLQEMEDGFQNFSFDEHFGTGAGGVSQEGPSFSGGDQDNVDPDNMTYEQISELGQSIGSAKKGLSVEQMSRLPTHKYKGSSKKKGKSGDEDSECVICKMQYRRGDALMTLPCAHKYHEECIKNWLGEDNSCCVCKEEVAV, via the exons ATGTGGAGAGGCAGATCAGGAAATAGTGATAGTTATTGGGACAACATTGAGAAAAACCTGTATGACATGTTTTTCTATGAAGCTGACAATATACAACAGATATACCATGATGAG GGGCTTGCGGTTCCAATATATCAAAGGCATGATAACAATTATTCAGATGGAGATAATTACGGAAGCAGTAGTTCTTGGGGGGAGTACTCAGGACATACATCAGATGAAGCTCTAGCAAGACACTTACAGGAGATGGAGGATGGTTTCCAAAACTTTTCCTTTGATGAACACTTTGGAACAG GGGCAGGAGGTGTCAGTCAAGAAGGGCCTTCGTTTTCG GGGGGAGATCAAGATAATGTTGATCCTGATAACATGACTTATGAG CAAATCTCCGAATTAGGACAATCCATTGGTAGTGCTAAGAAAGGACTATCGGTAGAGCAGATGTCCCGGTTACCAACTCACAAATACAAAGGATCATCTAAGAAAAAAGGCAAATCTGGTGATGAAGACTCAGA GTGTGTGATATGTAAGATGCAATATCGCCGGGGGGATGCATTAATGACCCTGCCCTGTGCACACAAGTATCACGAGGAGTGCATTAAGAATTGGTTAGGAGAAGACAAC AGCTGCTGCGTCTGCAAAGAGGAGGTGGCTGTATGA